One Cellulomonas taurus genomic region harbors:
- a CDS encoding carbohydrate ABC transporter permease has protein sequence MGRLPRTTARGPVSKVNPLVYVVAWLFVGLCIAPVVYIILGGFRTNSEITQDPSGLPTSWRLTNFSEVLGSSGFWQQVGNSTIAGLGTTAGVVVLALMVSYVLARYRFAGRGAMYALFAAGLMFPMTVAITPLYILIKNLGLMNSLAGIILPQIAFALPQAVIILVPFLAAIPKELEEAAAIDGASRLGFFFRMVLPLSVPGVVTVGILAFVASWNSYMLPLFILNDSSAFTLPLGVQAFASEYSVDTARVLAFTSLSMIPALIFFSLFERRIVGGLTGAVKG, from the coding sequence ATGGGCCGACTGCCCCGCACCACGGCGCGCGGTCCGGTGAGCAAGGTCAATCCGCTGGTGTACGTGGTGGCGTGGCTGTTCGTGGGCCTGTGCATCGCCCCGGTGGTGTACATCATCCTGGGCGGTTTCCGCACCAACTCGGAGATCACCCAGGACCCGTCCGGGCTGCCGACCAGCTGGCGCCTGACCAACTTCTCCGAGGTGCTCGGCTCCTCCGGCTTCTGGCAGCAGGTGGGCAACTCCACCATCGCCGGGCTGGGCACCACCGCCGGGGTCGTCGTCCTCGCCCTGATGGTCAGCTACGTGCTGGCCCGGTACCGGTTCGCCGGGCGCGGGGCGATGTACGCGCTGTTCGCCGCCGGGCTGATGTTCCCGATGACCGTGGCGATCACTCCGCTGTACATCCTGATCAAGAACCTCGGCCTGATGAACTCGCTCGCCGGGATCATCCTGCCGCAGATCGCCTTCGCCCTGCCGCAGGCGGTCATCATCCTGGTGCCGTTCCTGGCCGCCATCCCCAAGGAGCTGGAGGAGGCGGCCGCCATCGACGGCGCGAGCCGACTCGGCTTCTTCTTCCGGATGGTGCTGCCGCTGTCGGTGCCCGGTGTGGTGACCGTCGGCATCCTCGCCTTCGTGGCGAGCTGGAACAGCTACATGCTGCCGCTGTTCATCCTGAACGACTCCTCGGCGTTCACCCTGCCGCTCGGTGTGCAGGCATTCGCCTCCGAGTACTCGGTGGACACCGCACGCGTGCTGGCCTTCACCTCGTTGTCGATGATCCCCGCGCTGATCTTCTTCTCGCTGTTCGAACGCCGGATCGTCGGTGGCCTGACCGGCGCCGTGAAGGGCTGA
- a CDS encoding beta-glucosidase: MTQNEPSVPATPAMPVVSARVRDLLDQMTLEEKLAQIVGYWLDQNGTVAPMQSEMASGQQASSELTDITRHGIGHYTRVYGTRPVDPVERASWLWTEQRRLKSETRLGIPALVHEECLTGLAAWQAATYPTPLAWGASFDPELVERAGHLIGESMRRLGVHQGLAPVLDVIRDPRWGRVDECIAEDPYLVGTVGTAYVRGMQDAGVHATLKHFVGYSYSHAGRNHAPVSVGKREVADVLLPPFEMAVRDGGARSVMNAYVDLDGLPMAASDEYLTGVLRDGWGFDGVVVADYFAVAFLEVMHRVAADRGEAAELALTAGIDVELPTGDAYLTPLADRIRAGLTDVAIVDRAVLRVLAQKEELGLLDPEAYADEPPTSIDLDDAAHRELARRLAEESVVLLSNDGVLPLRTRRVAVIGPNADRSDALMGCYAFANHVLPMYPEVPIGIDAPSVAESLRRAGFDLTLVEGCTVEGEETDGFPAAVAAAEAAEVAVVVVGDQAGLFGRGTVGEGNDAESLDLPGVQRRLVEELVATGTPVVLVLLTGRPYVLDWALGDGPVPAAVLQAFFPGEGGGLAIADILTGAVNPSGRLPVSLPRSAGAQPFSYLHPVLGGPSDVTSADSTPVRPFGFGLSYTSFTHTDLVVDSEVDAGGVFHAEVTVTNTGDLAGEDVVQLYGNDLHASVVRPVVQLLGYHRVALQPGESARLRFAVPTARFAFSDRSMTRIVEPGDVQVWVGDHAAASGGGTDAARDTTSGTITNQRATVARVVPGTATERAVLAITGTVHPVTAADGRLVEVTRLDVPARA; the protein is encoded by the coding sequence ATGACACAGAACGAACCGTCCGTACCCGCGACGCCCGCGATGCCGGTGGTCTCCGCCCGGGTCCGCGATCTGCTGGACCAGATGACGCTGGAGGAGAAGCTCGCCCAGATCGTCGGGTACTGGCTGGACCAGAACGGCACCGTCGCCCCGATGCAGTCCGAGATGGCCTCCGGGCAGCAGGCATCCAGCGAGCTCACCGACATCACCCGGCACGGCATCGGCCACTACACCCGGGTCTACGGCACCCGGCCGGTGGATCCGGTCGAACGCGCGTCCTGGCTGTGGACCGAGCAGCGCCGGCTGAAGTCGGAGACCCGGCTCGGCATCCCGGCCCTGGTGCACGAGGAGTGCCTGACCGGCCTGGCCGCCTGGCAGGCGGCGACCTACCCGACGCCATTGGCCTGGGGCGCCAGCTTCGACCCGGAGCTGGTCGAGCGCGCCGGGCACCTGATCGGCGAGTCGATGCGGCGCCTCGGGGTGCACCAGGGACTCGCCCCGGTGCTGGACGTGATCCGGGACCCGCGCTGGGGCCGGGTGGACGAGTGCATCGCCGAGGACCCGTACCTGGTCGGTACGGTCGGCACCGCCTACGTCCGCGGCATGCAGGACGCCGGAGTGCACGCCACCCTCAAGCACTTCGTCGGCTACTCCTACTCGCACGCGGGCCGCAATCACGCGCCGGTGAGCGTCGGGAAGCGCGAGGTGGCCGACGTGCTGCTGCCCCCGTTCGAGATGGCGGTCCGCGACGGTGGTGCCCGCTCGGTGATGAACGCCTACGTCGACCTGGACGGGTTGCCGATGGCGGCCTCGGACGAGTACCTGACCGGCGTGCTGCGCGACGGGTGGGGCTTCGACGGTGTGGTGGTCGCCGACTACTTCGCGGTCGCCTTCCTGGAGGTCATGCACCGCGTGGCCGCCGATCGCGGCGAGGCGGCCGAGCTCGCTCTCACCGCGGGCATCGACGTCGAGCTGCCCACCGGTGACGCCTACCTCACCCCGCTGGCGGACCGGATCCGCGCCGGACTGACCGATGTCGCGATCGTCGACCGGGCGGTGCTGCGGGTGCTGGCGCAGAAGGAGGAGCTGGGGCTGCTGGACCCGGAGGCCTACGCCGACGAGCCGCCGACCAGCATCGACCTGGACGACGCCGCGCACCGGGAGCTGGCCCGCCGCCTGGCGGAGGAGTCGGTGGTGCTGCTCAGCAACGACGGTGTCCTCCCGCTGCGCACCCGGCGGGTCGCGGTGATCGGTCCCAACGCCGACCGGTCCGACGCCCTGATGGGCTGCTACGCCTTCGCGAACCACGTGCTGCCGATGTACCCGGAGGTGCCGATCGGCATCGACGCCCCCTCGGTGGCCGAGTCGCTGCGCCGCGCGGGCTTCGACCTCACCCTGGTCGAGGGCTGCACGGTCGAGGGGGAGGAGACCGACGGCTTCCCGGCAGCGGTCGCCGCCGCCGAGGCCGCCGAGGTGGCCGTGGTGGTCGTCGGCGACCAGGCAGGGCTCTTCGGTCGCGGCACCGTGGGCGAGGGCAACGACGCCGAGTCGCTGGACCTGCCCGGCGTGCAGCGCCGCCTGGTCGAGGAGCTGGTCGCCACCGGCACCCCGGTCGTCCTGGTGCTGCTCACCGGCCGTCCCTACGTGCTCGACTGGGCGCTGGGCGACGGACCGGTGCCGGCCGCCGTGCTCCAGGCGTTCTTCCCCGGCGAGGGCGGCGGTCTGGCCATCGCCGACATCCTCACCGGTGCGGTGAACCCCTCCGGCCGGCTGCCGGTCAGCCTGCCCCGGTCCGCGGGCGCGCAGCCGTTCAGCTACCTGCACCCGGTGCTCGGTGGGCCGTCCGACGTCACCTCCGCGGACTCCACCCCGGTGCGGCCGTTCGGCTTCGGCCTGTCGTACACCTCGTTCACGCACACCGACCTGGTGGTGGACAGCGAGGTGGACGCCGGCGGGGTGTTCCACGCCGAGGTCACGGTCACCAACACCGGTGATCTGGCGGGGGAGGACGTGGTGCAGCTCTACGGCAACGACCTGCACGCTTCCGTCGTCCGGCCGGTGGTCCAGCTGCTCGGCTACCACCGGGTGGCGCTGCAGCCCGGTGAGTCGGCGCGGCTGCGGTTCGCGGTGCCCACCGCGCGCTTCGCGTTCAGCGACCGGTCGATGACCCGGATCGTCGAGCCCGGGGACGTGCAGGTCTGGGTCGGTGACCACGCCGCGGCTTCCGGTGGCGGCACCGACGCGGCACGGGACACCACGTCCGGCACGATCACCAACCAGCGCGCGACGGTGGCCCGGGTGGTGCCGGGCACCGCCACCGAGCGGGCAGTCCTGGCGATCACCGGCACGGTGCACCCGGTCACGGCGGCCGACGGTCGACTGGTCGAGGTGACCCGGCTCGACGTCCCCGCGCGGGCATGA
- a CDS encoding glycoside hydrolase family 43 protein: MTAIGNPVLAGCFPDPSVCRVGEWFYLVNSTFEYLPGLPIHRSRDLLHWEPVGHAVTDQIDLSGLPSSRGLYAPTLRHHDGRFWLVCTAVDAGGHFLLTADDAAGPWSDPVWLDGEGIDPSLFFDDDGRIWFHATRPAADPEWPGQTEIWLRELVDGALVGPEHVLWTGALRGAVWAEGPHLYRIDGRYYLLAAEGGTEFHHAVTVARADAVTGPYLGDPANPVLTHRHLGRSVDVAAVGHADLVQAADGSWWALLLGVRPYGGFHHNLGRETFLVPVTWEDAWPVFAPGQGRVPTTPTTPTTPTPTPAPAPTVEVGTSAPRSTLRHQDPVPNCRPRPRDGGGAPGGGVPGGGGMGGVVGSADLGWCAPRHLPTDLAIPDGDGWLLPVRDTTLADTAPSSFLGVRQRHIDCEVVVSVAADLAPGAHGHPSPGDPATDPALDPALDFDTWVGLAVRQSESDHLTLLTNGVETRATLTRSGRATPLGTGPAGTTLALRTHGQDYTLLVDGTEVATADGRSLDSVSAGGFLGLWIGPYTTGRPDRDPVRVVCHYRPIGRDSAPAG, encoded by the coding sequence ATGACGGCGATCGGCAACCCGGTCCTGGCAGGCTGCTTCCCCGACCCGAGCGTGTGCCGGGTCGGGGAGTGGTTCTACCTGGTCAACTCGACCTTCGAGTACCTGCCCGGGTTGCCGATCCACCGCAGCCGCGACCTGCTGCACTGGGAGCCGGTCGGGCACGCGGTCACCGACCAGATCGACTTGTCCGGCCTCCCCTCCTCCCGGGGGCTCTACGCCCCGACCCTGCGCCACCACGACGGCCGGTTCTGGTTGGTCTGCACGGCGGTCGACGCGGGCGGCCACTTCCTGCTCACCGCCGACGACGCGGCCGGTCCGTGGTCCGACCCGGTGTGGCTGGACGGCGAGGGCATCGACCCGTCGCTGTTCTTCGACGACGACGGCCGGATCTGGTTCCACGCCACCCGGCCCGCCGCCGACCCCGAGTGGCCCGGCCAGACCGAGATCTGGCTGCGCGAGCTCGTCGACGGAGCGCTGGTCGGACCCGAGCACGTGCTCTGGACCGGAGCGCTCCGCGGCGCCGTCTGGGCCGAGGGCCCGCACCTCTACCGGATCGACGGTCGCTACTACCTGCTCGCCGCCGAGGGTGGCACCGAGTTCCACCACGCCGTGACCGTCGCTCGCGCCGACGCGGTCACCGGCCCCTACCTCGGCGACCCGGCGAATCCGGTGCTCACCCATCGGCACCTCGGCCGGTCGGTGGACGTGGCGGCGGTCGGACACGCCGATCTGGTGCAGGCGGCCGACGGGTCGTGGTGGGCGCTGCTGCTCGGCGTGCGGCCCTACGGCGGCTTCCACCACAACCTCGGCCGCGAGACCTTCCTGGTCCCGGTCACCTGGGAGGACGCCTGGCCCGTCTTCGCCCCCGGCCAGGGCCGCGTCCCCACCACCCCGACCACCCCCACCACCCCCACCCCCACCCCCGCCCCCGCCCCCACCGTCGAGGTCGGTACTTCCGCCCCGAGGTCGACACTTCGCCACCAGGATCCGGTGCCGAACTGCCGACCTCGGCCCCGCGACGGGGGCGGTGCGCCGGGTGGCGGTGTGCCGGGGGGTGGGGGGATGGGTGGGGTGGTTGGTTCTGCCGACCTTGGGTGGTGCGCGCCGCGTCATCTGCCGACCGATCTCGCCATCCCGGATGGTGACGGCTGGCTGCTCCCGGTCCGTGACACCACCCTCGCCGACACCGCCCCCAGCTCGTTCCTGGGTGTGCGGCAGCGGCACATCGACTGCGAGGTCGTCGTCAGCGTCGCCGCCGACCTCGCGCCCGGCGCCCACGGCCACCCGTCGCCTGGCGACCCGGCGACGGACCCGGCGCTGGACCCGGCGCTGGATTTCGACACCTGGGTGGGCCTGGCCGTCCGGCAGTCGGAATCCGATCACCTCACCCTGCTGACCAACGGGGTCGAGACCCGCGCGACCCTCACCCGATCGGGCCGGGCGACGCCGCTGGGCACCGGGCCGGCCGGCACCACCCTCGCCCTGCGCACCCACGGCCAGGACTACACCCTGCTGGTCGACGGCACCGAGGTCGCCACCGCCGACGGTCGCAGCCTGGACTCGGTCAGCGCGGGCGGGTTCCTGGGCCTGTGGATCGGCCCCTACACCACCGGCCGACCCGACCGCGATCCGGTGCGGGTGGTCTGCCACTACAGACCGATCGGTAGGGATTCGGCGCCGGCAGGCTAG
- a CDS encoding HAD hydrolase family protein — protein MTGNPARSRIIFLDVDGTFADHGDVPPGHVAAVRAARAAGHRVLLCTGRPKSMLPERILAAGFDGIVASAGGYVEVDGELIADRRFPDEVATRAVQVLARHDAAYVLEAPGALYGPPDVRERLQEAWSARLAADPDESRHDGPLDILDNLTTDADLSAVSFAKITCFSADVPVAQLAQEMGPEITALPSSIPGLGDGAGEIFVAAVDKSIGIRDVIAHLGVPREATIACGDGLNDLEMIEYAGIGVAIDDGHPDVIAAADRTAPSPRHEGLVTAFVDLGLIDGI, from the coding sequence ATGACTGGGAACCCCGCACGCAGCCGGATCATCTTCCTCGATGTGGACGGCACCTTCGCCGACCACGGTGACGTGCCCCCGGGTCATGTCGCCGCGGTCCGCGCCGCCCGTGCCGCCGGACACCGGGTGCTGCTGTGCACCGGTCGTCCCAAGTCGATGCTCCCCGAGCGCATCCTCGCCGCCGGATTCGACGGCATCGTGGCCAGCGCCGGCGGCTACGTCGAGGTGGACGGCGAGCTGATCGCCGACCGCCGCTTCCCGGACGAGGTCGCCACCCGCGCGGTGCAGGTGCTGGCCCGACACGATGCCGCTTACGTGCTCGAGGCACCGGGCGCGCTCTACGGCCCGCCGGACGTCCGCGAGCGGTTGCAGGAGGCGTGGTCGGCCCGGCTGGCGGCGGACCCGGACGAGTCCCGGCACGACGGGCCCCTGGACATCCTGGACAACCTCACCACCGACGCGGACCTGTCCGCTGTCTCCTTCGCCAAGATCACCTGCTTCTCCGCCGACGTGCCGGTCGCCCAGCTCGCGCAGGAGATGGGCCCGGAGATCACCGCCCTGCCGAGCTCGATCCCGGGTCTGGGTGACGGCGCGGGGGAGATCTTCGTCGCCGCGGTGGACAAGTCGATCGGTATCCGGGACGTCATCGCCCACCTGGGCGTCCCGCGCGAGGCCACCATCGCCTGCGGGGACGGACTGAACGACCTGGAGATGATCGAGTACGCCGGGATCGGGGTCGCCATCGACGACGGTCACCCGGACGTGATCGCCGCCGCCGACCGTACGGCGCCGAGCCCGCGGCACGAGGGCCTGGTGACGGCCTTCGTGGACCTGGGCCTGATCGACGGGATCTGA
- a CDS encoding GGDEF domain-containing protein, whose amino-acid sequence MTTALDPTPALPPVYWDAAVDQLALLADSDAGACVRLADELLPAAAAQRAGGAELRLRYYAAVAHQALGDDQRAMAQASRAAQLAAERGALVWQSRALARQGQVHHDLGQLEDAVDLLTRAAELRREAEDTAGTADVLTILGTVYTSMPHFAPQAAGVLTQARRLWLAAGDPDRASIALAHLARTFVESSRRLLLDNPRGAKAAARRALALALESVDEADAAGLSRTSVDARLTTAVAHQLAGDAASAADVLDAAEDMLDRFPSTQQLLTLRRIRADLLLSIGASAEAVLEARSAMTLLDELTRPAERMELLRVLADSHEDLGQIPEAFTALRELHQLTVRLGDAQAGRRAALLGARMEIEQAERQAEAERRRSEALEERNAALAHQATHDGLTGLANRRALDAELAQRAADCAPFTLALVDIDHFKRVNDTWSHQVGDAVLVRVADVLRRALRSGDRATRYGGEEFAVVLEGQPPVEVCERLRATVAALRWDDLMPGARLTVSIGVACRRPDEPIAELLARADAALYRAKADGRDRVCPAA is encoded by the coding sequence ATGACCACCGCCCTCGACCCCACCCCGGCGCTGCCGCCGGTCTACTGGGACGCCGCCGTCGACCAGCTCGCCCTGCTGGCCGACTCCGACGCGGGCGCGTGTGTCCGGCTCGCCGACGAGCTGCTGCCGGCCGCGGCGGCGCAGCGCGCCGGAGGTGCCGAACTCCGGCTGCGCTACTACGCGGCGGTCGCCCATCAGGCGCTCGGCGACGACCAGCGGGCGATGGCTCAGGCGTCCCGGGCCGCGCAGCTGGCGGCGGAGCGCGGCGCACTGGTCTGGCAGTCGCGCGCGCTCGCCCGGCAGGGCCAGGTGCATCACGACCTGGGTCAGCTGGAGGACGCGGTCGACCTGCTGACCCGGGCTGCCGAACTGCGACGCGAGGCGGAGGACACCGCGGGCACCGCGGACGTGCTCACCATCCTCGGCACCGTCTACACCTCGATGCCGCATTTCGCCCCGCAGGCCGCCGGTGTGCTCACCCAGGCCCGCCGGTTGTGGCTCGCCGCCGGTGACCCGGACCGGGCCTCCATCGCGTTGGCGCACCTGGCCCGCACCTTCGTGGAGTCGAGCCGTCGGCTGCTGCTGGACAACCCGCGCGGGGCGAAGGCCGCCGCTCGTCGCGCGTTGGCCCTGGCACTGGAGTCGGTGGACGAGGCCGACGCCGCGGGGCTGAGTCGCACCAGTGTCGACGCCCGGCTGACCACCGCCGTCGCACACCAGCTCGCCGGGGACGCCGCCTCCGCCGCGGATGTGCTGGACGCCGCCGAGGACATGCTCGACCGGTTCCCGTCCACTCAGCAGCTGCTCACCCTGCGCCGGATCCGCGCCGACCTGCTGCTGTCCATCGGGGCGTCCGCGGAGGCGGTGCTCGAAGCCCGGTCGGCGATGACCCTGCTGGACGAGCTGACCCGGCCCGCCGAACGGATGGAACTGCTGCGGGTGCTGGCCGACAGCCACGAGGACCTGGGGCAGATCCCGGAGGCCTTCACCGCGCTGCGGGAACTGCACCAGCTGACGGTCCGACTCGGTGACGCCCAGGCGGGTCGCCGCGCCGCGCTGCTCGGCGCCCGGATGGAGATCGAGCAGGCGGAACGCCAGGCCGAGGCCGAACGCCGTCGCTCCGAGGCGCTGGAGGAGCGCAATGCCGCCCTCGCGCACCAGGCGACCCACGACGGGCTGACCGGCCTGGCCAACCGCCGTGCGCTGGATGCCGAACTGGCACAGCGGGCCGCCGACTGCGCGCCCTTCACCCTGGCGCTGGTGGACATCGACCACTTCAAGCGGGTCAACGACACCTGGTCGCACCAGGTCGGCGACGCAGTGCTGGTCCGGGTGGCGGACGTGCTGCGCCGTGCCCTGCGCAGCGGCGACCGGGCGACCCGTTACGGCGGCGAGGAGTTCGCGGTGGTGCTGGAGGGCCAGCCGCCGGTCGAGGTCTGCGAACGGCTGCGCGCGACGGTGGCAGCGCTGCGCTGGGACGACCTGATGCCGGGTGCACGCCTCACGGTCAGCATCGGTGTCGCCTGTCGCCGCCCGGACGAGCCGATCGCCGAGCTCCTGGCCCGGGCCGACGCCGCGCTCTACCGGGCGAAGGCGGACGGCCGCGACCGGGTGTGCCCCGCCGCCTGA
- a CDS encoding HAD-IC family P-type ATPase codes for MQQPLTSSEVADRVARGAVNRVERVTSRSARDIVVANVFTRVNAIYFILFGVVASTGHWFDGLFGLLIVVNSAVGMVQEIRAKRTLDRLAILNASTVTVCRAEGAVQLDPAEIVVDDVVEVAAGDQVPVDGELLASAGLEVDESLLTGESDALAPAVGSRLLSGSVVVAGSGRLWATRVGADAYAAQLAREAAAYSAPSSGLRAGIDTILKYLTWVLIPVGALMIWNQLTQTDLPWSDALRGMVAALVPMVPEGLVLMTSVAMAVGVIRLGQRQCLVQDLPAMEALARVDVVCLDKTGTLTEDGMRVRELVVLDGDDADARAALALIGAGENRPNASMQAILEATDPNPAPTQARVPFSSARRWAAAQTATTTWVVGGPDVVLPGHPALDRAAEESAQGRRVLALARSAQPLTDHTLPGDLHAVALVVLDQRVRPEAADTLRFFTEQGVTLKVISGDAPVAVGAVAAQVGLPTEHTVDGRDLPTDDQALGRVAEESTVFGRVRPDQKRELVRALTAQGHTVAMTGDGVNDVLAMKEADVGVAMGSGSPAARAVSRLVLLDSSFATLPHVVAEGRRVVANIERVATLFLSKTVYSVLLALVVAVTAVPFPLLPRHITLIAWFTIGIPAAVLALAPNREPARDGFVGRVLTAAIPGGLAVAVAAYGGYAVARSVIGTGTGTAVLTATAAFLALVVVAFDILIDVARPLRPWKVGLLVAMIGAMTAVVVIPLGQRMFQLDPTDGRVLAIAGVAALVGLVLRRVARVAVRAIVTRRS; via the coding sequence GTGCAGCAGCCGTTGACCAGCAGCGAAGTCGCCGACCGGGTCGCCCGGGGTGCGGTGAACCGGGTCGAACGCGTCACCAGCCGCAGCGCGCGCGACATCGTGGTGGCGAATGTGTTCACCCGGGTCAACGCGATCTACTTCATCCTGTTCGGAGTCGTCGCCTCGACCGGGCACTGGTTCGACGGGCTGTTCGGCCTGCTGATCGTGGTGAACAGCGCGGTCGGGATGGTGCAGGAGATCCGGGCCAAGCGAACGCTGGACCGGCTGGCGATCCTGAACGCCTCGACGGTCACGGTGTGCCGGGCCGAGGGCGCCGTGCAGCTCGACCCGGCCGAGATCGTGGTCGACGACGTGGTCGAGGTGGCGGCCGGTGACCAGGTGCCGGTGGACGGCGAACTGCTGGCCAGCGCCGGCCTGGAGGTCGACGAGTCGCTGCTGACCGGGGAGTCGGACGCCCTGGCCCCGGCGGTCGGCTCCCGGCTGCTGTCCGGCAGCGTCGTGGTGGCGGGCAGCGGTCGGCTGTGGGCGACCCGAGTCGGTGCGGACGCCTATGCCGCGCAGCTGGCCCGGGAGGCGGCGGCCTACTCGGCGCCGTCCTCCGGTCTGCGCGCCGGGATCGACACCATCCTGAAATACCTGACCTGGGTGCTGATCCCGGTCGGCGCGCTGATGATCTGGAACCAGCTGACCCAGACCGACCTGCCGTGGAGCGACGCGCTGCGCGGGATGGTGGCGGCGCTGGTGCCGATGGTGCCGGAGGGTCTGGTGCTGATGACCAGTGTGGCGATGGCGGTCGGCGTGATCCGGCTCGGGCAGCGCCAGTGCCTGGTTCAGGATCTGCCCGCGATGGAGGCGCTGGCCCGGGTGGATGTGGTCTGCCTGGACAAGACCGGGACGCTGACCGAGGACGGGATGCGGGTCCGGGAGCTGGTGGTGCTGGACGGCGACGACGCCGACGCCCGCGCGGCCCTGGCCTTGATCGGGGCGGGCGAGAACCGGCCGAACGCGAGCATGCAGGCGATCCTGGAGGCGACCGACCCGAATCCCGCACCGACCCAGGCCCGGGTGCCGTTCTCCTCGGCCCGGCGCTGGGCCGCGGCGCAGACGGCGACGACGACCTGGGTGGTCGGCGGACCGGACGTGGTCCTGCCCGGGCACCCGGCGCTGGATCGGGCGGCGGAGGAATCGGCACAGGGCCGGCGGGTGCTCGCCCTGGCCCGGTCGGCGCAACCCCTGACGGACCACACGCTGCCGGGTGACCTGCACGCTGTCGCCCTGGTGGTGCTGGACCAGCGGGTCCGACCGGAGGCGGCCGACACGCTGCGCTTCTTCACCGAGCAGGGCGTGACGCTGAAGGTGATCTCCGGTGACGCACCGGTGGCCGTCGGCGCGGTGGCCGCCCAGGTCGGGTTGCCGACCGAGCACACCGTGGACGGCCGCGACCTGCCGACCGACGACCAGGCACTGGGCCGGGTGGCCGAGGAGTCGACCGTCTTCGGCCGGGTGCGTCCCGATCAGAAGCGGGAACTGGTGCGCGCCCTGACCGCCCAGGGGCACACGGTGGCGATGACCGGCGACGGCGTGAACGACGTGCTGGCGATGAAGGAGGCGGATGTCGGCGTCGCGATGGGCAGCGGCAGCCCGGCCGCGCGGGCGGTCTCCCGGTTGGTGCTGCTGGACTCGTCCTTCGCGACGCTGCCGCACGTGGTGGCCGAAGGTCGCCGGGTGGTGGCGAACATCGAACGGGTCGCCACCCTGTTCCTGTCCAAGACGGTGTACTCGGTGCTGCTCGCCCTGGTGGTGGCGGTCACCGCGGTGCCGTTCCCGCTGCTGCCCCGGCACATCACCCTGATCGCCTGGTTTACCATCGGGATCCCCGCGGCGGTGCTGGCCCTCGCGCCGAACCGCGAGCCCGCCCGGGACGGCTTCGTCGGCCGGGTCCTGACCGCTGCGATCCCCGGCGGCCTGGCGGTGGCGGTCGCCGCGTACGGCGGCTACGCGGTGGCCCGCTCGGTGATCGGCACCGGGACCGGGACCGCCGTACTGACCGCGACCGCCGCGTTCCTCGCGCTGGTGGTGGTGGCCTTCGACATCCTGATCGACGTCGCCCGGCCGCTGCGGCCGTGGAAGGTCGGTCTCCTGGTGGCGATGATCGGCGCGATGACCGCCGTGGTGGTGATCCCGCTCGGGCAGCGGATGTTCCAACTGGATCCGACGGACGGCCGGGTGCTGGCGATCGCGGGGGTGGCGGCGCTGGTCGGGCTGGTGCTGCGCCGGGTCGCGCGGGTCGCGGTCCGGGCGATCGTGACGCGGCGGAGCTGA
- a CDS encoding FadR/GntR family transcriptional regulator, with product MMRRTGLIDSTVAQLRERISTGEWPVGTRIPAEPALVELLGVGRNTVREAVQSLVHSGLVERRQGSGTYVLSASELAVTFSRQIADARQRDVVEVRRSLEVEAARLAAKRRTTSDVASITALREARAEAYAAHALDRMVSADLALHRAIARAARNPVLLSLYESLIDAISENIRFNFAQVLQDGDNHDGLVDAIVRGDVATAVNETSDYLSGLLGEE from the coding sequence ATGATGCGTCGCACCGGTTTGATCGACTCGACGGTGGCCCAGCTCCGGGAGCGGATCTCCACCGGTGAGTGGCCGGTCGGCACCCGCATCCCCGCCGAGCCCGCCCTGGTCGAGCTGCTGGGGGTCGGTCGGAACACGGTGCGCGAGGCGGTGCAGTCCCTGGTGCACTCGGGTCTGGTCGAGCGCCGCCAGGGTTCGGGCACCTACGTGCTCAGCGCCTCCGAGCTGGCGGTGACCTTCTCCCGGCAGATCGCGGACGCCCGGCAGCGCGACGTGGTCGAGGTCCGCCGGTCGCTGGAGGTGGAGGCGGCGCGCCTGGCCGCCAAGCGCCGCACCACCTCGGACGTCGCCTCGATCACCGCGCTGCGGGAGGCCCGTGCCGAGGCGTACGCGGCGCACGCCCTGGACCGGATGGTCTCCGCCGATCTGGCCCTGCACCGCGCGATCGCCCGCGCGGCCCGCAACCCGGTGCTGCTGTCGCTGTACGAGAGCCTGATCGACGCGATCTCGGAGAACATCCGGTTCAACTTCGCTCAGGTGCTGCAGGACGGCGACAACCACGACGGGCTGGTCGACGCGATCGTCCGCGGCGACGTGGCCACAGCGGTGAACGAGACCTCCGACTACCTGTCCGGGCTGCTCGGCGAGGAGTGA